The following proteins come from a genomic window of Nicotiana tomentosiformis chromosome 12, ASM39032v3, whole genome shotgun sequence:
- the LOC104102897 gene encoding F-box protein At5g03100-like → MTISFPWFPSIESFIIGGIARKSDHLGSGALGTRIDLLKILIYGYILQLNLLMLKFLHLEFSIQITKDIEFPQFSYTNTKLRNLALWYCQLNPTGSVNWSSLVSLSFGYLKLTDDVMEKVLAGCPNLECLDLNGVKGIHRLEISSVKLRELIIQDYGNDNHDLWLEILAPYIQKLDLLGYCSEIRIRQRNVDSLVTAVLLLNFAFDNVEGNLEKECRYLKELLQSVAHVENLELGPWCIEFLSVLELKGWQPPPSSWKFLELPALQQLDFPGLSAFSRVHWILRHWSLIGGAMMKKEFIAPRRFCNSLFDIHDK, encoded by the exons ATGACTATCTCTTTTCCCTGGTTTCCATCCATAGAGAGCTTTATTATTGGAGGAATTGCGAGAAAATCCGATCATTTAGGGTCCGGCGCCTTAGGTACGAGGATCGATTTGCTAAAGATATTGATTTATGGGTACATTTTGCAATTAAACTTGCTAATGTTGAAATTTTTGCACTTGGAATTCTCGATACAAATCACCAAAGATATTGAGTTTCCTCAATTTTCATATACAAATACTAAATTGAGGAATTTGGCTTTATGGTACTGTCAACTCAACCCTACTGGTAGTGTAAACTGGAGTAGTCTCGTTTCTCTTTCATTTGGATACCTGAAATTGACTGATGATGTAATGGAAAAGGTATTAGCCGGTTGCCCTAACTTAGAGTGCTTGGATCTAAATGGTGTCAAGGGCATTCATCGTTTGGAAATCAGCTCTGTGAAGCTGAGAGAATTGATCATACAAGATTATGGAAATGATAATCATGATCTTTGGCTCGAAATATTAGCCCCGTATATTCAAAAATTGGATCTTTTGGGGTACTGCAGTGAGATACGCATCCGGCAGAGAAATGTGGATTCACTTGTCACTGCAGTCCTTCTCTTAAATTTTGCTTTTGACAATGTAGAAGGCAACTTGGAGAAGGAGTGTAGATATTTGAAGGAACTTCTTCAGAGTGTTGCCCATGTCGAGAATCTTGAATTGGGTCCATGGTGCATTGAG TTCCTGTCCGTACTGGAGTTGAAAGGGTGGCAGCCTCCACCATCAAGCTGGAAATTCTTAGAACTTCCAGCCTTACAACAGTTGGACTTCCCTGGACTTTCAGCTTTCTCCCGTGTTCATTGGATCTTGAGACATTGGTCATTGATTGGTGGTGCAATGATGAAGAAAGA GTTCATAGCGCCAAGAAGGTTTTGCAACTCCCTTTTTGACATTCACGATAAGTGA